The genomic DNA CAGATCGTTCGATCCGTCCTGCAGGTAAATCCGCAGCGGCTTCGGTTCGGTCTTGCGGACCAGCGTCGCTAGTTCGTGTCCGCCGCGGAGTCCGACATAGGTTCCGACGGTCGTGAAGACGCGGCGGAAATGATCGGGCCGTTGCCAAGCGACGTTGTAGGCGCAGATGCCGCCGGAGCTGCTGCCGCAGATCGCGCGAAGATTGGGATCGTCGGTCAGTTGAACGTTGTGTTCCTTTTCGACAAACGGCAGCATCTCGTCGATCAGAAAGTTGGCGTAGCTATCGTCGACGCTGTCGTATTCATATGACCGATTGAATCGCGATTGCGCGTTGTCGTTGGGGGCGGGGACGACACCGGGATTGATGAAGACGGCGATCGTGACGGGCATCTCGCCCGCAGCGATCAGATTGTCGAATATATTGGGGACGCGATAACCGCCCTCGCGCCGAGCGTATCCACCGCCGTCTTGGAAGACCATCAATGCTGCGGGTTTGGATCCGTCGTATTGCTTGGGGACATAGACCCAATAATCGCGGACTGTTCCAGGATAGATCTGCGAAGCATTGAACACGCCCTTGGTGATCGTGCCGACGGGAACCCCTTCTTTGAGCAAAGCGTCGGGATGCTGCGGATAGCTTTCCGTCTGGCGGGTCTTCGGTTGCGCGGCGGCGAAGCTGGCGAGCAACAGCAGCGCGATGGCGGTTGTTAACGGGCGTGCTATGTTCATTGGAGGTGCCTGGAAGGAAGTGCGGCGCGAGTGGAACGCTTGAGCAGCAAACTCTGATCCGTCGCGCGGAGCCAATAACGAATCATCCCACTTTAAACAGCGAGATCGTGGAATCGAGCGTATTCTGGTCGATCAGGGCAACGATTACATCGCCCAGACGCAGCTGGTCTTTCGCCGTCGGAACACGGACAAAGCCGTCTCGCATGATCGCGGCGATCAGGCAGCGGCCCGACAGCGGCAATTGCATCAGCGGAGCCTTGGTGACCGGAACGTCTTCGTCGATTTCGATCTCGTATACGCCGATCGATCCCTCGGGCAATTGACTCTGCGAAATGATCGGGCCATCGTTCATGAAGCCCATCACCTGACGAGCGACCGCGTCGCGTTCGCTGACCGCCACATCGATGCCCAGTTTGGCGACGACGTTGGCATAGTCGGGACGGCCAACGACGGCCATCACCTTGTGCGCCCCGAGTTCTCGCGCTTCGACGCCCGCCATGATGTTGTTCTCATCGTTGCCGGTGCAGGCGACAAAATAGTCCGCCTTGCCGACTCCTTCGTCTTCCAAAACCGAGCGGCGATTGGCGTTGGCGGTGACCACGGTCGCCGATGGCAGCAGTGTGGCGAGGTGCTCGCAGCGTTGCGGATCTTCATCCAAGATCAAGATCCGGTACTCTGCCTTGTTAAGCGATTGAGCCAGATGATATCCGGTCTCGCCACCGCCGGCGATGATCACGTTGCGACGGGGGATGCGAGTCGATTCGGGAGCAAACTGAGCCCTGGCTTCGGCGACGTCTTTGGGGAATCCGATCAGGCTGATCGAATCGCCCGCGTGGATCTCGTCTTCACCACCGGCGATCCAACGACGCCCCTGACGCGAGATCGAACCGATCCGCACGCCGTGGCTGAGCTTCAATTCGCGAAGCGGTTTGCCGACGGCGGGAGCTTTGATCGCCACCGTCAATTCGTAGACTTCCAATTGCCCGCGAGCAAAGTGCTCCAACGGGATCGACCCCGGGTTGCGAATGCTGCGAGCCAGTTCGGTCGCCGAGAGCTGCTCGAGGCTCAACAGCCGATCGATGTTGAAGTGCTGTTGGTAATCGAAAGTGCTCATGTCGCGAAATGCGGGAGCGTAGACGCGAGCGATCGCCCGCCGCGCGCCAAGCGCCTTGGCCATGCTGGCCGCCACGATGTTGACTTCATCGTCGCCGGTCACCGCCAGACAGATATCGGCTCCGCAAATGTCGGCTTGGAACAAGACCGTGCTCTGCGATCCGCTGCCGTGGATCGCCCGGACATCCAGTTCGGCATTGATCCGGCGAACCTCTTCGGGATTGGTGTCGATCACCGTGACGCTGTGCCGGGCGCGACATAATAGATCGGCAATCCAAGTTCCCACCGTTCCGGCGCCGAGGATGATCGCTTGCATAAGTCGCTATCGAGCTCTTGAACTGAGGGAAAGGTTGTACTACCGCTGCCTCGCCGCAGCCTGATAAATCGATTGGAAGGGGAGGGTGCAAATCGCGAGCAGCCGCCACGGCGCTGGCCGCTGTTTTTCGGGAACCAACCGGCGATCTGCGACCTGTCGATCGCAAGGTTTATCCTCGACGAAGGCCGCCGGAAGTCAGCCGTGCAGCCCCGCCGAAGGCCGGGATTATTGTAGTCGATCGGATGTGATAACCGAAGCGGGACAGACCGGCAATGGCCGGCCCAGAGAGGCCAAACCTACCGTTCCAAGGGGTGCATCGGCTGGCCGCGCGAGCGACGATGCTAGCGGACCCCGCCTCTCCCTTGGCCGATTCCGTGGGGGTGCGCGGCCGCATATTGAGTGTTTTTTCAATTTATCGGGCAAACTTCTCGATCGAGACTGTAATCAGCCGCGCTCGGATTCCGATTGAG from Rosistilla oblonga includes the following:
- the trkA gene encoding Trk system potassium transporter TrkA, yielding MQAIILGAGTVGTWIADLLCRARHSVTVIDTNPEEVRRINAELDVRAIHGSGSQSTVLFQADICGADICLAVTGDDEVNIVAASMAKALGARRAIARVYAPAFRDMSTFDYQQHFNIDRLLSLEQLSATELARSIRNPGSIPLEHFARGQLEVYELTVAIKAPAVGKPLRELKLSHGVRIGSISRQGRRWIAGGEDEIHAGDSISLIGFPKDVAEARAQFAPESTRIPRRNVIIAGGGETGYHLAQSLNKAEYRILILDEDPQRCEHLATLLPSATVVTANANRRSVLEDEGVGKADYFVACTGNDENNIMAGVEARELGAHKVMAVVGRPDYANVVAKLGIDVAVSERDAVARQVMGFMNDGPIISQSQLPEGSIGVYEIEIDEDVPVTKAPLMQLPLSGRCLIAAIMRDGFVRVPTAKDQLRLGDVIVALIDQNTLDSTISLFKVG